The following are from one region of the Melaminivora suipulveris genome:
- a CDS encoding glycosyltransferase family 2 protein produces the protein MLEAAGGADQAPPSSFPPEPTLTVAVLTHNEAQRIAACLQSASFADQLLVVDSGSDDETVAIAHRLGAEVYVHPDWQGFAVQRNRLLAHARGDYIFFLDADEVMTPAFADELRAIVRSGRQGVWTIRWRMVAFGRELRWFRAQTHVERLFTRALLVGYSGAVHEQAELRPLADGSAPPRRHMRARLLHYSRSTVRGSLQKLTQYVMLGAAKREEAGRRGGVLRGLASGSSMFLRLYVLQLGFLCGGAGFLYCLFVALEAFFRYAALHYDRGTLTQRVVR, from the coding sequence ATGCTGGAGGCTGCGGGCGGCGCCGATCAAGCGCCGCCTTCTTCTTTTCCGCCAGAGCCCACGCTCACCGTGGCCGTGCTGACGCACAACGAGGCGCAGCGCATCGCCGCCTGCCTGCAAAGCGCGTCGTTTGCCGACCAGCTGCTGGTGGTCGACAGCGGCAGCGACGACGAGACGGTGGCCATCGCCCACCGCCTGGGCGCCGAGGTGTACGTCCACCCCGACTGGCAGGGTTTCGCCGTGCAGCGCAACCGGCTGTTGGCGCACGCGCGCGGCGACTACATCTTCTTTCTGGACGCCGACGAGGTCATGACACCGGCCTTCGCCGATGAGCTGCGCGCCATCGTGCGCTCGGGCCGCCAGGGCGTTTGGACCATCCGCTGGCGCATGGTCGCCTTCGGGCGTGAGCTGCGCTGGTTCCGCGCGCAGACGCATGTGGAGCGTCTATTCACGCGCGCGCTGCTGGTGGGCTACAGCGGCGCCGTGCACGAGCAGGCCGAGCTGCGCCCGCTGGCGGACGGCTCGGCGCCGCCGCGCCGGCACATGCGCGCGCGGCTGCTGCACTACTCGCGCTCCACGGTGCGCGGCAGCCTGCAAAAGCTCACGCAGTACGTGATGCTGGGCGCCGCCAAGCGCGAGGAGGCCGGGCGCAGGGGCGGCGTGCTGCGCGGCCTGGCCTCGGGTTCGTCGATGTTTCTGCGCCTGTACGTGCTGCAGCTGGGCTTTCTGTGCGGTGGCGCGGGCTTTCTGTATTGCCTGTTCGTGGCGCTGGAGGCGTTCTTTCGCTACGCCGCACTGCACTACGACCGCGGCACCCTGACGCAGCGGGTGGTGCGCTGA
- a CDS encoding zinc-finger domain-containing protein — protein sequence MTQEAVVALLASDLNRQGGVYCPHPKAHMPLWSAHPRIFLDMAHTGETKCPYCGTVYRLQAGEIVQGGH from the coding sequence ATGACCCAAGAAGCCGTCGTCGCGCTGCTGGCCAGCGATCTGAACCGCCAGGGCGGCGTGTACTGCCCGCATCCGAAGGCCCACATGCCGCTGTGGAGCGCGCACCCGCGCATCTTCCTGGACATGGCGCACACGGGCGAGACCAAGTGCCCGTATTGCGGCACGGTCTACCGCCTGCAGGCCGGGGAGATAGTGCAGGGCGGGCACTGA
- a CDS encoding branched-chain amino acid transaminase gives MSPVVPSLADRDGKIWMDGQMVDWRDAKIHVLTHTLHYGCGAFEGVRAYDTVDGTAIFRLQEHTDRLFNSAKILRMPMPFSKDEVNEAQRAVVRANNLQSCYLRPLVWIGSEKLGVSPKGNRIHLMVAAWAWGAYLGEEGMKRGIRVKTSSYTRHHVNITMTQAKAVSNYSNSILANMEALDDGYDEALLLDASGFVSEGAGENIFVVKDGRIYTPDLSAGALNGITRNTVLHIAQDLGLDVVQKRITRDEIYIADEAFFTGTAAEVTPIRELDRVQIGEGQRGPITERVQSAFFDIVNGRNPKYAHWLTKV, from the coding sequence ATGAGCCCCGTTGTTCCTTCGCTGGCCGACCGTGACGGCAAGATCTGGATGGATGGCCAGATGGTGGACTGGCGCGACGCCAAGATCCATGTGCTGACCCACACGCTGCACTACGGCTGCGGCGCCTTCGAGGGCGTGCGCGCCTACGACACGGTGGACGGCACGGCCATCTTCCGCCTGCAGGAGCACACCGACCGGCTGTTCAACAGCGCCAAGATCCTGCGCATGCCGATGCCGTTTTCCAAGGACGAGGTCAACGAGGCGCAAAGGGCCGTGGTGCGCGCCAACAACCTGCAGTCGTGCTACCTGCGCCCGCTGGTGTGGATCGGCTCGGAAAAGCTGGGCGTGTCGCCCAAGGGCAACCGCATCCACCTGATGGTCGCCGCCTGGGCCTGGGGCGCCTACCTGGGCGAGGAGGGGATGAAGCGCGGCATCCGCGTCAAGACCAGCAGCTACACGCGCCACCACGTCAACATCACCATGACGCAGGCCAAGGCGGTGAGCAACTACAGCAACTCCATCCTGGCCAACATGGAAGCGCTGGACGACGGCTACGACGAGGCGCTGCTGCTCGATGCCTCGGGCTTCGTCTCCGAGGGCGCGGGCGAGAACATCTTCGTCGTCAAGGACGGGCGCATCTACACGCCCGACCTGTCGGCCGGCGCGCTCAACGGCATCACGCGCAACACCGTGCTGCACATCGCCCAGGACCTGGGCCTGGATGTGGTGCAAAAGCGCATCACGCGCGACGAGATCTACATCGCCGACGAGGCCTTCTTCACCGGCACGGCGGCCGAGGTCACGCCGATCCGCGAGCTTGACCGTGTCCAGATCGGCGAAGGCCAGCGCGGCCCGATCACCGAGCGTGTGCAGAGCGCCTTCTTCGACATCGTCAACGGCCGCAACCCCAAATACGCCCACTGGCTGACCAAGGTATGA
- a CDS encoding glycerate kinase: MSRLPRNYAVPLVIIALLIAGWQSGGPQGLLIAVGGLLMWALLHFTRLMNVMQKAAKNPIGHVGSAVMLNARLKAGVNLMHVVAMTRSLGRQLSPQGHEPEIYAWVDAGGSEVTCEFESGRLARWRLVRPQGESES; encoded by the coding sequence ATGTCCCGACTCCCGCGCAACTATGCTGTCCCCCTCGTCATCATCGCGCTGCTCATCGCCGGCTGGCAGTCCGGCGGGCCGCAGGGCCTGCTGATCGCCGTCGGCGGTCTGTTGATGTGGGCGCTGCTGCATTTCACGCGACTGATGAACGTGATGCAGAAGGCCGCCAAGAACCCCATCGGCCACGTCGGCAGCGCCGTCATGCTCAACGCCCGGCTCAAAGCCGGCGTGAACCTGATGCACGTCGTGGCCATGACGCGCTCCCTGGGCCGCCAGCTCTCGCCGCAGGGCCACGAGCCGGAGATCTACGCCTGGGTGGACGCCGGCGGCTCCGAGGTCACCTGCGAGTTCGAGAGCGGCCGGCTGGCGCGCTGGCGCCTGGTGCGGCCGCAGGGCGAGAGCGAATCGTAA
- a CDS encoding amidase — MPSELWKWPAAALAQAIRDRRVSPVEAVSVILDHTLEQQHRLNCFITVCAEQALAQARDAEAAVMRGDALGPLHGVPFSVKDLVNTQGVATTFGAIPMRDNVPAQNAVSVARLRSAGAILVGKTTTPEFGTKGFTDAPLFGATCNAWSAEHTSGGSSGGAAVAVAAGMAPLAIATDGGGSTRIPAACNGVVGIKQTLGVVPHSQALDLFGNQTYVTPLTRTVEDSALMLSVMAGPHPCDPWSLGRAPVAFDRRAWAARSLRGKRFRYNLSPPGRRVSAQVKKAFFEALRHIQTLGGEVEPFEARLDIEPQWRTVNHTVWRARFAALLEQHPAAFSDTFRRQVESAQDCSAIDFQQAMFARSQLFHTVQGWLSEADFLVMPTLTRTALPLGTDIFDTMEIDGAQMGDIRANWYPWTMPFNMTGHPAISIPCGFDSRQLPVGLQIVGPMYADAALLQAAACLESSFGLLQAWPPMNSHPKTKEINP, encoded by the coding sequence ATGCCCTCCGAGCTGTGGAAATGGCCTGCCGCCGCACTCGCGCAGGCAATACGCGACAGGCGCGTGTCCCCTGTGGAGGCTGTCAGCGTCATCCTCGACCACACGCTGGAGCAGCAGCACCGGCTGAACTGTTTCATCACCGTGTGTGCCGAGCAGGCACTGGCGCAAGCCAGGGACGCGGAGGCCGCCGTGATGCGGGGCGATGCGCTGGGCCCCTTGCACGGCGTGCCGTTTTCCGTCAAGGACCTCGTCAACACTCAAGGCGTGGCCACCACGTTCGGCGCGATCCCCATGCGCGACAACGTGCCCGCGCAGAACGCCGTGTCGGTGGCGCGGCTGCGCAGCGCAGGCGCAATACTCGTCGGCAAGACCACCACGCCCGAGTTCGGCACCAAGGGCTTCACCGATGCCCCTCTGTTTGGCGCCACATGCAACGCCTGGAGTGCCGAGCACACCTCAGGCGGCAGCAGCGGCGGAGCAGCGGTGGCTGTCGCGGCCGGCATGGCGCCGTTGGCCATCGCCACCGACGGCGGTGGCTCGACCCGCATCCCGGCCGCGTGCAACGGCGTGGTCGGCATCAAGCAGACCTTGGGCGTAGTCCCGCACAGCCAGGCGCTGGACCTGTTCGGCAACCAGACCTATGTCACGCCGCTCACGCGCACCGTGGAAGACTCTGCCCTGATGCTGAGCGTGATGGCCGGCCCGCACCCGTGTGATCCATGGTCGCTGGGGCGCGCACCTGTCGCGTTTGATCGGAGGGCGTGGGCGGCTCGCAGCCTGCGCGGCAAACGCTTTCGCTACAACCTTTCTCCCCCTGGCCGCCGTGTATCCGCGCAGGTGAAAAAGGCGTTTTTCGAGGCGTTGCGACATATTCAAACGTTGGGCGGCGAAGTCGAGCCGTTTGAGGCCCGGTTGGACATCGAGCCCCAGTGGCGCACCGTCAACCATACGGTCTGGCGCGCGCGCTTCGCGGCTTTGCTGGAGCAGCATCCCGCAGCCTTCAGCGACACGTTCCGGCGCCAGGTCGAAAGCGCGCAGGACTGCAGCGCCATCGATTTTCAGCAGGCAATGTTCGCGCGCTCGCAGCTGTTCCACACGGTGCAGGGCTGGCTGAGCGAAGCGGACTTCCTCGTGATGCCCACACTCACGCGCACGGCGCTGCCCCTGGGGACGGACATCTTCGACACCATGGAAATCGACGGTGCCCAGATGGGCGATATCCGCGCGAACTGGTATCCCTGGACCATGCCATTCAACATGACCGGCCACCCGGCCATCAGCATCCCGTGCGGATTCGACTCCCGGCAGCTGCCCGTGGGACTGCAGATCGTCGGGCCCATGTATGCGGATGCCGCACTGCTGCAGGCGGCCGCCTGCCTGGAGTCGTCCTTCGGCTTGCTGCAGGCCTGGCCTCCGATGAATTCACACCCCAAAACGAAGGAGATAAACCCATGA
- a CDS encoding Bug family tripartite tricarboxylate transporter substrate binding protein, with protein sequence MKNPLCRRKALTGFLFALTCAASPLTHAQDSDITRIVVGFAPGGAADSLARIYAEQLRQEGLGNVLVENKPGASSRLALEYVKKAPADGKTIFIGPSPMFTIFPLTYKKLSYDPDKDLVPVALLTDVPTVIATAVDAPYKTLDQYVQWLKQNPAQGSLGLASIGSAGHLGAFALSKELGLTVTPTPYRGASPMLVDVVSGNVSMGWDAVASMMPLYRGNKLRFLGVSGTRRIRALPDVPTAFEQGYPQFQYATSWYGAYVSASTPEATQQRLQDAFLKASQNPAAVSKLENLGLEVVGKSGAQARERMLAERAAWSPVVKASGFVAQD encoded by the coding sequence ATGAAGAACCCCCTTTGCCGCCGCAAGGCGCTCACCGGCTTCCTGTTTGCCTTGACTTGCGCCGCCAGTCCCCTGACCCATGCCCAGGACAGCGACATCACGCGCATCGTGGTCGGCTTCGCGCCCGGCGGAGCGGCCGACTCCCTGGCGCGGATTTACGCCGAACAGTTGCGCCAGGAAGGTTTGGGCAATGTGCTGGTCGAGAACAAGCCCGGCGCATCCTCTCGCCTGGCGCTCGAATACGTGAAAAAGGCCCCGGCCGACGGCAAGACCATTTTCATCGGTCCCTCGCCGATGTTCACCATCTTTCCGTTGACCTACAAGAAGCTGAGCTACGACCCCGACAAGGACCTGGTGCCGGTGGCCCTGCTGACCGATGTGCCCACCGTCATCGCCACGGCCGTCGATGCGCCCTACAAGACGCTGGACCAGTATGTGCAGTGGCTCAAGCAGAACCCCGCGCAGGGCAGCCTCGGCCTGGCCTCGATCGGCAGCGCCGGTCACCTGGGCGCGTTCGCGTTGAGCAAGGAGCTCGGCTTGACCGTCACGCCCACCCCCTACCGCGGCGCCTCGCCCATGCTGGTGGACGTGGTGTCGGGCAATGTCTCCATGGGTTGGGACGCGGTGGCCAGCATGATGCCCCTGTACCGGGGCAACAAGCTGCGGTTCCTGGGCGTCAGCGGAACGCGCCGCATCCGGGCGCTGCCCGACGTGCCCACCGCTTTCGAGCAGGGCTACCCGCAGTTTCAGTACGCCACCAGTTGGTACGGAGCCTATGTGAGTGCCTCCACGCCTGAGGCGACCCAGCAGCGCCTGCAGGATGCCTTCCTCAAAGCGTCGCAGAACCCGGCTGCTGTGTCCAAGCTCGAAAATCTGGGGCTGGAAGTCGTGGGCAAATCCGGCGCGCAGGCCCGCGAGCGCATGCTGGCCGAGCGGGCCGCCTGGAGTCCGGTCGTCAAGGCCTCAGGCTTCGTGGCGCAGGACTGA
- the radA gene encoding DNA repair protein RadA: MAKEKTLYTCTECAATSPRWLGKCPGCGAWNTLIESVAEAPGAGKNRLSAPQYAGLTQAQAVTPLAAIEATEVARMASGIEELDRVLGGGVVEGGVALIGGDPGIGKSTLLLQAMDALQRAGLPTLYVTGEESGAQVALRSRRLGLEASQVNVLAEIQLEKILATVQATQPAVCVIDSIQTMYSDQLTSAPGSVAQVRECAAHLTRLAKATGIAVILVGHVTKEGAIAGPRVLEHMVDTVLYFEGDTHSSFRLVRAIKNRFGAVNEIGVFAMTERGLRGVSNPSAIFLSQHSEPVPGSCVLVTLEGTRPMLVEIQALVDSGGPSPRRLSVGLERDRLAMLLAVLHRHAGIASSDQDVFVNAVGGVRISEPAADLAVLLAITSSLRARALPKGFIAFGEVGLAGEVRPAPRGQERLREAAKLGFTVAVVPKANAPKKPIAGLTIHTVERVEEAMQVVRGLE; this comes from the coding sequence ATGGCGAAGGAAAAAACCCTCTACACCTGCACCGAATGCGCAGCCACCAGCCCGCGCTGGCTGGGCAAATGCCCCGGTTGCGGCGCCTGGAACACGCTGATCGAAAGCGTCGCCGAGGCCCCCGGCGCCGGCAAGAACCGCCTGAGCGCGCCGCAGTACGCCGGCCTGACGCAGGCGCAGGCCGTGACGCCGCTGGCCGCCATCGAGGCCACCGAAGTCGCGCGCATGGCCAGCGGCATCGAGGAGCTGGACCGCGTGCTGGGCGGCGGCGTGGTCGAGGGCGGTGTGGCGCTGATCGGTGGCGACCCGGGCATCGGCAAGTCCACGCTGCTGCTCCAGGCCATGGATGCGCTGCAGCGCGCGGGCCTGCCGACCTTGTATGTGACCGGCGAGGAAAGCGGCGCCCAGGTGGCGCTGCGCTCGCGCCGTCTGGGGCTGGAGGCCAGCCAGGTCAACGTGCTGGCCGAGATCCAGCTGGAGAAGATCCTGGCCACGGTGCAAGCCACGCAGCCGGCGGTGTGCGTGATCGACTCGATCCAGACCATGTACTCGGACCAGCTGACCAGCGCGCCCGGCAGCGTGGCCCAGGTGCGCGAGTGCGCGGCGCACCTGACGCGCCTGGCCAAGGCCACTGGCATCGCCGTGATCCTGGTCGGCCACGTGACCAAGGAAGGCGCCATCGCCGGCCCGCGCGTGCTGGAGCACATGGTCGACACGGTGCTGTACTTCGAGGGCGACACGCACAGCAGCTTTCGCCTGGTGCGCGCCATCAAGAACCGCTTTGGCGCCGTCAACGAGATCGGCGTCTTCGCCATGACCGAGCGCGGCCTGCGCGGTGTGTCCAACCCCAGCGCCATCTTCCTGTCCCAGCACAGCGAGCCGGTGCCGGGCTCCTGCGTGCTGGTCACGCTGGAGGGCACGCGGCCGATGCTGGTGGAGATCCAGGCGCTGGTCGACAGCGGCGGCCCCAGCCCGCGCCGCCTGTCCGTGGGCCTGGAGCGCGACCGCCTGGCCATGCTGCTGGCGGTGCTGCATCGCCACGCCGGCATCGCCTCGTCGGACCAGGACGTGTTCGTCAACGCCGTGGGCGGCGTGCGCATCAGCGAGCCGGCAGCCGACCTGGCGGTGCTGCTGGCCATCACCTCGTCCTTGCGCGCGCGCGCCCTGCCCAAAGGCTTCATCGCCTTTGGCGAAGTCGGCCTGGCCGGCGAGGTGCGGCCTGCGCCGCGTGGCCAGGAGCGCCTGCGCGAGGCCGCCAAGCTGGGCTTCACCGTGGCGGTGGTGCCCAAGGCGAATGCGCCGAAGAAGCCCATCGCCGGCCTGACCATCCACACCGTGGAGCGTGTCGAGGAAGCGATGCAGGTGGTGCGCGGGCTGGAGTGA
- a CDS encoding tripartite tricarboxylate transporter substrate binding protein — protein sequence MTTPRLPQRRRLLAAGAALCLAATVPTGALADTPAFPSKPITLILPFPAGGPTDAQMRALAIAAGKELGQSVVVMNQPGAGGTLGPATMSRTAAPDGHTIAIAANTLYRLPLLQKVNYDPLKDFTYIINLTGYTMGIAVRADAPWKTLDDLIKDARSRPGQISYGSTGVGSSGHIAMERLARATGTSFNYIPYKGGAEEAAALLGGHIDFISNAGWGAQVDAGKERLLAVYSDKRLKRRPDVPTLKELGHDLVITSPIGVVGPANMPPAVVARLHDALRKAMQDPTYQRLVEQWDQEHQYMSSEQYRGYAAEQMPKEKAFLDQLGLKLQ from the coding sequence ATGACCACCCCCCGACTCCCGCAGCGCCGCCGCCTGCTGGCCGCTGGCGCCGCCCTGTGCCTCGCCGCCACCGTGCCAACGGGCGCCCTGGCCGATACGCCGGCCTTTCCCAGCAAGCCCATCACGCTGATCCTGCCGTTTCCCGCCGGCGGGCCCACCGACGCCCAGATGCGCGCCCTGGCCATCGCCGCCGGCAAGGAACTGGGCCAGAGCGTGGTGGTCATGAACCAGCCCGGCGCGGGCGGCACCCTGGGCCCGGCGACCATGTCGCGCACCGCCGCGCCGGACGGCCACACCATCGCTATCGCCGCCAACACGCTGTACCGCCTGCCGCTTTTGCAAAAGGTGAACTACGACCCGCTCAAGGACTTCACCTACATCATCAATTTGACCGGCTACACCATGGGCATCGCCGTGCGCGCCGACGCGCCGTGGAAGACGCTGGACGACCTGATCAAGGATGCGCGCTCGCGTCCCGGCCAGATCAGCTATGGCTCCACCGGCGTGGGCAGCAGCGGCCACATCGCCATGGAGCGCCTGGCCCGCGCGACGGGCACCAGCTTCAACTACATCCCTTACAAGGGCGGGGCGGAGGAGGCCGCGGCGCTGCTGGGCGGACACATCGACTTCATCTCCAACGCCGGCTGGGGCGCGCAGGTGGATGCCGGCAAGGAGCGCCTGCTGGCCGTGTACAGCGACAAGCGCCTCAAGCGCCGCCCGGATGTGCCCACGCTCAAGGAGCTGGGCCACGACCTGGTCATCACCTCGCCCATCGGCGTGGTCGGCCCGGCGAACATGCCGCCGGCCGTGGTGGCCAGGCTGCACGACGCGCTGCGCAAGGCCATGCAGGACCCGACGTACCAGCGCCTGGTCGAGCAGTGGGACCAGGAGCATCAGTACATGTCCAGCGAGCAATACCGCGGCTACGCCGCCGAGCAGATGCCCAAGGAAAAGGCGTTTCTGGATCAGCTGGGGCTGAAGCTGCAATAG
- a CDS encoding class I adenylate-forming enzyme family protein, translating into MTDPYPRPAMPETAPERWIIRRTALGDVPTRAARRNPAAIALVDGAERISHGEFEAQANQFAHHLLQSGLRPGDKVAMLALNSIEFLVATFGIFKAGMVWVPVNYMLGESDVRFVLEHAEAARVLIDTGLLQRDELRRALEATGLPVLELKPGRGADADTPLRQASAGMPDSPPDVDLRDQDLALIMYTSGTTGRQKGVMHSHASVHSACMSNVAESKLDLHAVMSCALPLFHCAQFSGAVAALIAGACTVLLRGFDAGAFLDTLEQRRITHCSALPMMYGAMLAEQKRQPRDLSALVQCSYGMAPMARPMLEQLVAHFCPSFSLGSGQTEVFPVTTRFRPEQQLQRFGSYWGTATLVNDLAVMDGEGRLLPHGEIGEIVHRGPNVMIGYYKDPEATAAVSRFGWHHTGDIGRFDEDGQLLFLDRTKDLIKSGGENVPSIKVEEAFLRHPAVANAAAVGIAHPRWGEAVTVFVLLRDGADATEQALLEHGRAMLPGFEAPKEVRILQDFPMTPTGKIQKHKLRTQFAQLYAQPAHGG; encoded by the coding sequence ATGACAGACCCCTATCCCCGCCCTGCAATGCCCGAGACGGCGCCCGAGCGCTGGATCATCCGCCGCACCGCGCTGGGAGACGTGCCGACACGCGCGGCGCGGCGCAACCCTGCGGCCATCGCGCTGGTCGATGGCGCCGAGCGCATCAGCCACGGCGAGTTCGAGGCCCAGGCCAACCAGTTCGCCCACCATCTGCTGCAAAGCGGTCTGCGCCCCGGCGACAAGGTGGCCATGCTGGCGCTGAACTCCATCGAGTTCCTCGTGGCCACCTTCGGCATCTTCAAGGCTGGCATGGTCTGGGTACCGGTCAACTACATGCTGGGCGAGAGCGACGTGCGCTTCGTGCTCGAACACGCCGAAGCCGCGCGCGTGCTGATCGACACCGGCCTACTGCAACGAGACGAACTGCGTCGCGCCCTGGAGGCCACCGGCCTGCCGGTGCTGGAGCTGAAGCCCGGGCGCGGTGCGGATGCGGACACGCCGCTGCGCCAGGCCAGCGCCGGCATGCCGGACAGCCCGCCCGACGTCGATCTGCGCGACCAGGACCTGGCGCTCATCATGTACACCAGCGGCACCACCGGGCGGCAAAAGGGCGTCATGCACAGCCACGCCTCGGTGCACAGCGCCTGCATGTCCAACGTGGCAGAAAGTAAGCTGGACCTGCACGCCGTGATGAGCTGCGCGCTGCCGCTGTTCCATTGCGCGCAATTTTCCGGCGCGGTGGCGGCGCTGATCGCCGGCGCATGCACGGTGCTGCTGCGCGGCTTCGACGCCGGCGCTTTCCTGGACACGCTGGAGCAGCGGCGCATCACGCACTGCTCGGCCCTGCCCATGATGTACGGCGCCATGCTGGCCGAGCAAAAACGCCAGCCGCGCGACCTGTCCGCCCTGGTGCAATGCTCCTACGGCATGGCACCCATGGCGCGGCCCATGCTGGAGCAACTGGTGGCGCACTTCTGCCCCTCCTTCAGCCTGGGTAGCGGCCAGACCGAGGTGTTCCCGGTGACCACGCGCTTTCGGCCCGAGCAGCAGCTGCAGCGCTTTGGCAGCTACTGGGGCACGGCCACGCTCGTCAACGACCTGGCGGTGATGGACGGCGAAGGCCGGTTGCTGCCGCACGGCGAGATCGGCGAGATCGTGCACCGCGGCCCCAACGTGATGATCGGCTACTACAAGGACCCCGAGGCCACGGCCGCCGTGAGCCGCTTCGGCTGGCACCACACCGGCGACATCGGGCGCTTCGACGAGGACGGCCAGCTCCTGTTTCTGGATCGCACCAAGGACCTCATCAAGAGCGGCGGCGAGAACGTTCCGTCCATCAAGGTCGAGGAGGCCTTTTTGCGCCACCCGGCCGTGGCCAACGCCGCGGCGGTGGGCATCGCGCATCCGCGCTGGGGCGAGGCGGTGACGGTGTTCGTGCTGCTGCGCGATGGCGCCGACGCCACCGAGCAGGCGCTGCTGGAGCATGGTCGCGCGATGCTGCCGGGCTTCGAGGCGCCCAAGGAGGTCCGCATCCTGCAGGACTTCCCGATGACCCCCACCGGCAAGATCCAGAAGCACAAGCTGCGCACGCAGTTTGCCCAGCTGTACGCGCAGCCGGCGCACGGGGGCTGA
- a CDS encoding acyclic terpene utilization AtuA family protein, whose amino-acid sequence MTQQQKSKRRSPHQVVIGGGSGFWGDSSVGPVQLVQTGRLDYLVFDYLAELTMSLLAAARLKNPEGGYATDFVTVALRQVLQDCVRQGIRIVSNAGGVNPAGCAQAVRALAQELGVEVRVAEVHGDDFMPQWQEWQAANQPVDMQAGQPVPQKLATANAYLGALPIKAALDAGADIVITGRCVDSAITLGVLMHEFQWRDDDWDRLAAGSLAGHIIECGCQATGGLFTDWQDVPDWPHIGYPILECEPDGAFRVTKPEGTGGLVRVPVVSEQLLYEIGDPANYILPDLVCDFTQVRMSQVAPDVVRVEGARGRPPTDSYKVSATFIDGWRTQAQLTIVGFDAAAKAERTAEAILTRTRELFAQQGWPDFSAVHSQVVGMAQAYGPHQQPPQLFEATMRLAVRHPRKEALSLFAREIAAAGTSWAPGTTGGGGGRPSISPNLRHVAFLAPKDLLHPSVLLDGEPVPLARASRGDGGAAAPAVAAGPEQAPQSDWVSLRLIDVAHARSGDKGNHSNIGVIARDADDLPLLRAQLTPQAVGEYLAHLVRGPVTRFEVPGIGAFNFLCEQALDGGGMSSLRNDPLGKGMGQILLAMPVRVPPDHRAAASSDASG is encoded by the coding sequence ATGACACAACAGCAGAAAAGTAAGCGTCGCAGTCCCCATCAAGTGGTCATCGGCGGCGGCTCGGGCTTTTGGGGCGACAGCAGCGTCGGCCCGGTGCAGTTGGTGCAGACCGGGCGGCTGGACTACCTGGTCTTCGACTACCTGGCCGAACTCACCATGTCGCTCCTGGCCGCGGCGCGGCTGAAGAACCCCGAGGGCGGCTACGCCACCGACTTCGTCACCGTGGCGCTGCGCCAGGTGTTGCAGGACTGCGTGCGCCAGGGCATCCGCATCGTGAGCAATGCCGGCGGCGTGAACCCCGCCGGCTGCGCGCAGGCCGTGCGCGCGCTGGCGCAGGAGCTGGGCGTCGAGGTCCGCGTGGCCGAGGTGCATGGCGACGACTTCATGCCCCAGTGGCAGGAGTGGCAGGCCGCCAACCAGCCCGTGGACATGCAGGCCGGCCAGCCCGTGCCGCAAAAGCTCGCCACGGCCAACGCCTATCTCGGCGCGCTGCCCATCAAGGCGGCGCTGGATGCGGGCGCCGACATCGTCATCACCGGCCGCTGCGTGGACAGCGCCATCACCCTGGGCGTGCTGATGCACGAGTTCCAGTGGCGCGATGACGACTGGGACCGCCTCGCCGCGGGGAGTCTCGCCGGCCACATCATCGAATGCGGCTGCCAGGCCACGGGCGGCCTGTTCACCGACTGGCAGGACGTGCCCGACTGGCCGCACATCGGCTATCCCATCCTGGAGTGCGAACCGGACGGCGCCTTTCGCGTCACCAAGCCCGAGGGCACGGGCGGGCTGGTCCGCGTGCCGGTGGTGTCCGAGCAGCTCCTGTACGAGATCGGCGACCCCGCCAACTACATCCTGCCCGACCTGGTGTGCGACTTCACCCAGGTGCGCATGAGCCAGGTAGCGCCCGACGTGGTGCGCGTGGAGGGCGCGCGCGGACGGCCACCCACCGATAGCTACAAGGTTTCCGCCACCTTCATCGACGGCTGGCGCACGCAGGCACAACTCACCATCGTCGGCTTCGACGCCGCGGCCAAGGCCGAGCGCACGGCGGAAGCCATCCTGACGCGCACACGCGAACTGTTCGCGCAGCAGGGCTGGCCGGATTTCAGCGCCGTGCACAGCCAGGTGGTGGGCATGGCGCAAGCCTATGGCCCGCACCAGCAGCCGCCGCAACTCTTCGAAGCCACCATGCGGCTGGCCGTGCGCCACCCGCGCAAGGAGGCACTGAGCCTGTTCGCGCGCGAGATCGCCGCCGCTGGCACCTCCTGGGCGCCAGGCACCACGGGCGGGGGTGGCGGGCGCCCCAGCATCAGCCCCAACCTGCGCCATGTGGCCTTCCTCGCTCCCAAGGATTTGCTGCACCCCAGCGTGCTGCTGGACGGCGAGCCGGTGCCGCTGGCGCGCGCCAGCCGCGGCGATGGCGGCGCAGCGGCACCCGCAGTCGCCGCAGGCCCCGAGCAGGCGCCGCAGAGCGACTGGGTCAGCCTGCGCCTGATCGACGTGGCACACGCGCGCAGCGGCGACAAGGGCAACCACTCCAACATCGGCGTCATCGCGCGCGACGCGGACGATCTGCCGCTGCTGCGCGCGCAGCTCACGCCGCAGGCCGTGGGCGAGTACCTGGCCCACCTGGTGCGCGGTCCGGTCACGCGTTTCGAAGTGCCGGGCATAGGCGCCTTCAACTTCCTGTGCGAGCAGGCGCTGGATGGCGGCGGCATGAGCTCGCTGCGCAACGACCCGCTGGGCAAGGGCATGGGCCAGATTCTGCTGGCCATGCCGGTGCGCGTCCCGCCGGACCATCGGGCTGCCGCCAGCAGCGACGCCAGCGGCTGA